The following are from one region of the Vanessa cardui chromosome 3, ilVanCard2.1, whole genome shotgun sequence genome:
- the LOC124543689 gene encoding uncharacterized protein LOC124543689 has protein sequence MSLFQPIIIVFVIFGYVIALTDVEQACINRYSEPLDNNFLIGTWYEVYKFALFLNLVPSPSCVKIVITKASPSDVQRYINAYRLENPYSFDDNPILLDRYHGKFKGMVIGHKQAKFFVYDPESVFFSELKYDARVYMKVNDDYMLFLQCSLRGHQKWLLSRKNSTTVEELDAVIKSIHPHVINMETQKFCA, from the coding sequence ATGTCTCTTTTCCAACCCATAATAatcgtatttgtaatatttggaTATGTGATAGCTTTGACTGACGTGGAGCAAGCATGTATCAATAGATATTCTGAGCCTTTGGACAACAATTTTCTAATTGGAACTTGGTATGAAGTTTACAAATTTGCACTTTTCTTGAACTTGGTGCCTTCACCTTCATGCGTGAAGATAGTGATAACGAAGGCGTCTCCTTCTGATGTCCAGAGATATATTAACGCTTACAGATTGGAGAATCCATATTCCTTTGATGACAATCCGATCTTACTGGACCGATATCATGGAAAATTTAAAGGTATGGTAATAGGCCACAAGCAAGCGAAATTTTTCGTATACGATCCAGAATCCGTGTTTTTCTCGGAACTAAAGTATGATGCAAGAGTATATATGAAAGTGAACGACGATTATATGCTATTCCTCCAATGTTCATTACGTGGTCATCAGAAATGGTTGTTGTCGAGAAAGAACAGCACAACTGTTGAAGAATTAGATGCAGTGATCAAGTCTATACATCCtcatgtaataaatatggaAACTCAAAAATTTTGTGCGtaa
- the LOC124543918 gene encoding uncharacterized protein LOC124543918: MACLITLILVSAVFGNAIASAEVEQACINTYSEPFDNDFLIGTWYEVYKFAFFLNLVPSLTCTKIVITKANSSEVQRYIDAYESENPFSFDDNPILMDRSNGQFKGMIMGNNQAKFFIYDPKSVFFWEDRYDARVYMKVNDDYMLYHQCALRGHQKWLLSRKNSTTVEELDAVIKSIQSEVRNLETQRFCA, encoded by the coding sequence ATGGCTTGTCTTATAACGCTGATACTCGTATCTGCAGTATTCGGTAACGCGATCGCTTCGGCTGAGGTGGAGCAAGCATGTATCAATACATATTCTGAGCCTTTCGACAACGACTTTCTAATTGGAACTTGGTATGAAGTTTACAAATTTGCATTTTTCTTAAACTTGGTGCCTTCACTTACATGCACCAAGATCGTCATAACAAAGGCGAATTCTTCAGAAGTCCAGAGATATATTGATGCATACGAATCGGAAAACCCATTTTCCTTTGATGATAACCCAATCTTAATGGACCGAAGTAATGGGCAGTTCAAAGGTATGATAATGGGCAATAACCAAGCGAAATTTTTCATATACGATCCTAAATCCGTTTTCTTCTGGGAAGACAGATATGATGCAAGGGTATACATGAAAGTTAATGATGATTATATGCTATACCACCAATGCGCATTACGTGGTCATCAGAAATGGTTATTGTCGAGAAAGAACAGCACAACTGTTGAAGAATTAGATGCAGTGATCAAGTCTATACAGTCTGAAGTTAGAAATCTTGAAACCCAAAGATTTTgtgcttaa